The Triticum aestivum cultivar Chinese Spring chromosome 7B, IWGSC CS RefSeq v2.1, whole genome shotgun sequence genome window below encodes:
- the LOC123160181 gene encoding haloacid dehalogenase-like hydrolase domain-containing protein 3 has translation MSLLSKLRLVTVDVTGTLLAYKGRLGDYYCMAAKSAGKPCPDYDRMHEGFKLAYTEMARKYPCFGFAAKMPTIEWWRICVKDSFVKAGYDYDDETFDKVFKRIYSAFGSSAPYSVFPDAQPFMRGLREKGITVGIVSNAEYRYKEVILPALGLNQGSEWDFGVFSGIVGVEKPDPKIYKIALEMAGNVAPEEALHIGDSYRKDYVPARSIGMHALLLDRFKTADAESWRKSGAPVLPDLEAAQAWLTKNPTEEPLGAALLRRMAEKL, from the exons ATGTCGCTGCTATCGAAGTTACGGTTGGTCACTGTGGATGTGACTGGTACTCTGCTTGCTTACAAAGGACGGCTTGGTGATTACTACTGCATGGCTGCTAAGTCTGCCGGAAAGCCATGCCCTGACTATGATCGAATGCACGAAGGCTTCAAGCTTGCATACACTGAGATGGCGAGGAAATACCCATGCTTTGGATTTGCGGCAAAGATGCCAACGATTGAATGGTGGAGGATTTGTGTCAAGGATTCATTTGTTAAG GCTGGCTATGATTACGATGATGAGACATTTGACAAAGTGTTCAAGCGTATTTATTCCGCCTTCGGCTCCTCCGCACCATACTCGGTGTTTCCTGATGCACAGCCCTTCATGAGAGGGCTGAGGGAGAAGGGTATCACAGTTGGCATCGTCAGCAATGCAGAGTACCGTTACAAAGAGGTCATCTTGCCTGCGTTAGGGCTGAATCAG GGCTCGGAGTGGGACTTCGGGGTGTTCTCAGGCATCGTCGGCGTTGAGAAACCTGACCCAAAAATCTACAAGATCGCGCTGGAGATGGCGGGGAACGTCGCACCGGAAGAGGCGCTCCACATCGGCGACAGCTACCGCAAGGACTACGTCCCCGCACGGAGCATCGGGATGCACGCGCTGCTCCTGGACCGGTTCAAGACCGCCGACGCCGAGAGCTGGAGGAAGTCCGGCGCGCCGGTGCTCCCTGACCTCGAGGCCGCGCAGGCATGGCTCACCAAGAACCCGACCGAGGAGCCACTAGGGGCCGCGCTGCTGCGCAGGATGGCCGAGAAGCTCTGA